In Candidatus Omnitrophota bacterium, the genomic stretch TGAGATACGCGATGTTTTTTGAGCACCAGGAAGATATAAAGGAAAAAGTTAAGAGCGCTCTATTTTATCCTGTGATACTTCTAACTTTTGGTATTATCGTTGTGCTTTTTATAGTAACTTTCGTAATTCCGCAGTTTGCCCAGATATATATGAAGGCAGGCGTGCGATTACCGATACCAACATTGGTGGTTTATAAGTTTGGGCTGTTTATAAAACATTACTGGTATGCAGGGTTCGCTATTGCGATAGCGGCTATACTTCTGATGAAGCTATACTCCAGGACAAGCAGGGGGGCCATTCTTATAGATACTATGAAACTGCGTCTTCCTATCGTCGGGCCGCTATACAAAAAAGTGGCAATATCCAGATTTGCAAGGACGCTCGGCACTCTTTTGGGCGCCGGCGTCCCCATACTTCAATCTCTTGATATAACCAGGGAAGTTGTAGAGAATAAGATCCTTGAACAGGTAGTATCCGATGCCCGCCATTATGTCGAAAAAGGCGAACATCTTGCCGAACCATTAAAGGTAAGCAATGAATTTCCGACGGATGTGGTGCAGATGATCTCCGTGGGAGAGGAATCGGGCAATCTGGACGGCATGCTTAATAAAATTGCCGACTTCTATGACATGACGGTAAACTACGCGATAAAGAAGTTGACCACAGTGATAGAACCGATATTCCTGCTTATTTTAGGATGTATGGTAGGAGTTATTATGGCTTCGATGCTGATGCCTATATTTGACATGGTCAAGACGTTACGGCATTAAAGAAAATAATAAACAAAAAGAGAAAGGAGACAAAGAAAAATGTTTTCAAGAAAAGGTTTTACAATTTTGGAGTTATTGATAGTAATAGCGGTTATAGCGATACTGGTAGGCATCGCCCTGCCGAGGTTTAGAGGAATGCAGGATGAAGGCAATATCGCGAAGGCCAAGGGCGAGTTAAGGATGCTGCAGACAGCGGTAGAGAGCTACTACATACATAACAATAGCACTTTGCCGGCAACGACCGCGGCATTAACTACGGCAGTGCCGCAGATTGCGCCAACCGTATTGCCCACAGATCCGTTTGGCGGCGCAGCCTACGGATATAATCAAGGTACAACATTCTTTGTCCTGTATTCCGTAGGGCCCAGTCTTAACGGTGCGGCTACAATAAATGCCGCTGGAACGGTTACCGAGGTGAATGGCTCAAGCTGTGTTTACGTGACCAATGGCGGGCCAGTTGATACAACTCCGTAATTTTTCATTTGTTTCTGTGCGAAATAGAAAAGGAGGATTTAGCCTGCTCGAAGTGTTGCTGGCCATCCTCCTTTTAGGCACAGGTCTTGTCGCTCTCCTGCAGGTGGTGAATGCGGGATTATTTGTGGGCGGCCAAAACGAAGATATGATAATAGCCGCGAATCTTGTCCAAGAGAAGATAGAAGAGTCAAGAAATGCTTTATTTTCTTCCGTGGTTTCCGAAGAAAAAGCCGTGGTTTCAGGATTTCCCGCATTTAATCGCCAGGTAGACGTGACGCCCCCTCAAACAGGACTTAAACAGGTTAGTGTTACGGCCTATTGGTCCGCGAGAAACGCAGAGACGAGCACAAATATGGTGACCTATGTTTCGGACATCTAAAGGCCTGACACTGATAGAACTGTTAATCTCTATCCTGCTTATATCTGTGATGCTGGGTGCCGTATGGCTGATATATAGCGCGGGCTTTAACGTATTCTATAGCCAGGTATCACGGTATGATATAAAGGATCAGATGTCGCTGGCATACACAACTATGACGAGCGAGCTTCATCAGGCGACGGCTATAACAGCTGCTACGGCGACGTCGATTACGTTTACCGCGGATACTAATAGCGACGGGGTAAGCGAAACGATACAATATACTTGGGCGGGTACAGTTGGCGCGCCCTTGAATAGGGTAGTCGGCGCCACGACCACGGCTATGGTGCGCTCCGTTCAGAGTCTCGCATTTTCTTACTACAATACAAACAATGCCTTGCTTTCAATACCGGTAACTTTATCCAATGTACGCCTGGTTGCCGTGGATGGAACCGCTGTAAAGGCAGATGAAACGTTCCATCTGCGCACAAGCATTTATCTGCAGACTATATGAAAAATATAATAACAGATAAAAGAGGTTTTATACTTCTTTTGACATTTATCTTTATGACCGTGCTCACGGTGATTACCGGCGCCCTGATATATATGACGGCCTCCGATATGAGAAATATAGCGCCGCAGTCCGACGATGTTAATATGGAAGGCCTGGCCGATGCCGGGATAGAGAGGGCTCATCGCGCGATAAGAGATGATTATATCAATACTACATCAACCGGCGCGGCAGACTTAAGAGGTGGTGATACATCGCTATCCGTCAGTGTAGGTAATCCTAACAATATGAGATATATCGACAGCGCAACATCAGGTATAAACAGTAACTCCGACCAGGCCATTCTCAGGACCTTTGACTCAAGCTACATGAATACGAGGATAATATCGGTGCAGATACATGTCAGGGCGGACAGGGATGGAAGCGCGTCGGGCGCAGCGACGATCCAGGCCGCCTATACAACAGACGGCGTCAGCTATACGCCGGTTATTACCCGGGCCCTTACAACCACGGTTCTTGATTACTACGTGACGGTTCCCGTCCTGGCATCATGGTCGATTCTGATGGGTTCGAATTTTCGTCTTCGAACAATGCGCGTGGAAGGCAATAGCAGCGTAAATCTTGAATCTATGTTCTTGCGGGTTACTTATGGAATTGACACACCCGCGGAAGACTGGGCTACTGGAAGTTATGCGTCTTTTCCTGTCTCTTTGAGCGGTGGAACGATAGAATCCGTCACCGTTACAGATGAGGCAAGTAAGGTCCATTTAAATTACGCTTCGCAGGCGCTTTTAAGTAACCTTTTGACTAATCTTTCCATAGCCAGTGCGCCTACAAAAGCGACAAATATTGTCAGTTATCGCGGCGTTGGGTTGACAAATCCATTCGATAGCGTCGAGGAACTGCAGCAGGTGACGGGTATCACCGCGGCGGACTACGCAGCCATAAAAGACTACGTTACAGTTTACTCATTTGTAAATTCCAATGTCTTCAGGCCTACGGGTCCGCGTGCTCCCGTGAATATAAACACAGCTTCTTTCGAGGTCCTTAAGGCTATATTCGATTCATTGAACTTGGGCGCCAGCGACCCTATAAGCCTGGCGAATGACATAATAACATTCAGAGGTTCCACGCCTTTTACTTGTTTTTATTCTTCCAATGCGGCCGTTACAACGGATTTTTTTGATTTTGTGGATGCCCGTGCCTATCTTAGTAACGCTGAAAGGAACAGGGTAGTGGATAATTGCGACGCCTCATCTTTAGTGCCGGTTTCCGGGTTTGGCGGACAAAATTGCCTTACTACAGAATTATGTTACGCAGGATATTCATTCATGATAGACAGTCTGGCAAAGTATAATAATCGCAAGCTGCGCGTAAAAACATTGCGCGGAAATGACGGAGCCCATGTATTCTCCACTCATGCAGGCGACACCGTCCTTTCAGGTTGGCGTAAGGAAAATTTTGAATAGAGTTGTAAGTTGCGGGCTTTAAGGTATAATATCAAATTATGGATTTGAAAAATTTATTTAAAAAAGACTATGTTGTTGGTATAGATATAGGCTCTTATTCGGTAAAGATAGCGCAATTTGCCGTCAGAGAGGGCGGCCTTTATCTTTTAAAGGCGGAGTTAAAAGATGTCGGTATTTCCAAAGACTCCGAATCATATGAAAAAGATCTTATTTTGGCGCTGCATTACCTTATAAGAGGCGTTGACCTAAAAAAATCAAAGGTTATTATAAATATAAATTGCTCCTGTACCGCGATAAAAAAGATCACCTTCCCGTATATGCCGAAATCGGAGCTGCGGGAAGGTATAATGCTCGCCTCAAAGAATTATTTCCCGTTTCAGATAGATAAATCGGCGCTGGATTTTGAGATAGTGGGTGATGTGGTTGATAAAGGCATAAGGAAATACGAGGTAATGGTAGGAGTCTGCCCATCAGACACCATAAATAAATATCTGTCTTTAGTCCAAAAGGCCGGTATAAGGCCAGCGTCATTCGTTTTGTCGTCGCATTCACTGCATAAATTGGCTTTAAACTTATCCCGTAACGTGGAAGGGGTACAATGCTATGTTGATATAGGCAGTCTTCAGACCGAATTAGTGATATGCAAAGACGGCTTACTCGCATTTAGCCGCAAGATCCCTGTATGCGGCAATGATTTTACCAGGGCTTTGACAAGTGCGGTCGTAACCGATAAAGGTAAAATTCAATTATCGGCCGAAGAGGCCGAAAAGATTAAAAAAGATGTAGGCATGCCCGGTGAATCGGACTCCAGAGTGATAGATAATAAGATACCCGCCGCTCAAGTCCTGGCAATGCTGCGGACTCACGCCGAGCATCTTGTGAATGAAATAGACAGGTGTTTTAACTTTTATCATGAGGAGTCGGGCTCCGGCAGGATAAATTCTGTAACTATATTTGGCGGGGGCGCTTCATTAAGCGGGCTCACTAAATTTCTCTCTCAAGGGCTGGGGATGGAAGTAAAGCTTGGAGACGCGCTGGAGGGCCTAAAGACCGACGCAAAAACGGTAATACATGACATGGAAAAGGTGTCACATCGCATGGATCTGGCCATAGGCGCCGCTCTTACGCAAGCCAGGGGCCTGAATATTCTTCCTTCGGAAATAAAGGATCAGATGCAAAGGACGGTTAAGCGCGGGACGATAGCGGCGATAATTACAGCCGTTATTATAGCGTCAATACTCACTTTTGTAGGTACCAGGATAAAGATAGGCAATTTTGATAAGAGGATATCAGCCGCAAAACTTCAATTGACAAGCCTTCAGCCGGAAATTAAAAAGGCGGGAGGGATGAGACTGGCAGAGATGGTGCTTAAGAATGAGCCTTATTGGGAAGATGTGTTTAGGGAGTTAGGATCTATAATTCCAGGCGAAGCGGTTATAAAGCATGTAAGAATGCAGGGGGACCATCTTTATATGAAGGGCATAATAGCGTCTTCCGACGGACAACAGATGCTATCCGACTTTGTGATAGAGCTTGAAGATGGACTATTCAGCGATGTAAAGCTTGTGGAGAGTAGAAATTTACCTGATAAATCAGGCATTGAGTTTGAGATAGCCTGCTGGGTAGACTATGAACGTTAAAAATGAAGTTGTAAAATTAGTAAAGGACAACCCTGTAGTAGCGCTGGCCGCTGTTATTGCTATCGCGGCGTTTATCATTTACGCAATTGTATTTATACCGATGATGAATGAGATGAAGATAAAATATGTGGAATGCAGGCGCCTGGAAAATGATGTAACCAACGCGCGCAAAATAATAGATTATGCCAAGACTATGGGTAAGCCATATGGCGGCAGGATATTGATATCCGAAAAAGAAGCGGCTACCGGCATAGATGAATTTACAGAGCATGCCAAAGAGCGGGGCATAGAGTTTATCGCGGTTAAACCGCAAAATACCATATCGAAAGAGGGCATGGTATATAAAATAATGCCGATAGAATTGGAATTAGAGGCCGACGATAAGCAGTTCGTGGATTTTTTAGGGTCGATAGACGAGCTTAAGAAGGCTATAGTTACCGTAAACAGTATGGATATAACGCCCGACGAAAGCAATAATGCGCGGCTTCTTGTAAAGATGACGATATATGTTTATTTATCGGCCAGAGAAGATCTCTCTTAAGGCGGGCATAGGTATTATATGGACAATAAAAAAGTTATAATTCTGGTGGTGCTATCAATCTTCGCGGTTATAAGCCTCATATACGGTATAACGGCTAAGCCAAAATCGAGGATTGCCGGGCAGGGTATAACCGCAACTAAAGGACTGATGCCGCCGCAGGACGATATCTCCGTGGAAAGACGCGCCAAGAGAAGCAAATTTACCTCATGGAAGAGGAGCCCGTTTGTAGCCACCGGCACATCCACTTCCTCGAATCTCGTTTTAAGTGGTATAATATGGAACAAAGATAGGCCCAAAGCCATGATAGGTGACCGCATAGTTACCAAGGGGTCAGTGATAGAAGGCAGCACCGTAGTGGAGATAAAACCCGGCAAAGTCATATTGAACGATGGAACGAAGGATTTTGAACTAAAGATAGAGAAGTGAGCAGTGCGCTTTGAGTTATATAGTATTTGCACGTAAATATCGCCCGCAGGCGTTTGATGAAGTAGTTGGCCAGTCCCACATAACAACCACACTTAAGAACGCGATCGCGCAAAACAGAGTTGCCCATGCTTACATATTCGCCGGACCACGCGGCGTAGGCAAGACAACTACCGCCAGGATTCTCGCCAAGGCGCTAAACTGTGAAAAAGGCCCTACAGACAATCCGTGTAATAAGTGTGTCTCATGCAATGAGATTACGCAGGGCATAAGCCTTGATATTCTCGAGATAGACGGCGCGTCGAATAGGGGCATAGATGAGATACGCAATCTTCGCGAGAATGTAAAATTTTCTCCGTCAAAGGGAAGATTCAAGGTATATATAATAGATGAAGTCCATATGCTTACCGCGGAAGCCTTTAACGCCCTGCTTAAGACTCTCGAAGAGCCGCCCGCGCACGTAAAGTTCATATTCGCCACAACGCAGGCGCATAAAGTCCCATCTACAATACTTTCCAGGTGCCAGAGGTTCGATTTCAGGCGCATCTCAATAAAAGATATCGTCGATAGCCTTAAAAGCATAGCCAAGAAGGAAGGCGTAAAAGTTGATGATGATGTCCTTATATTGATAGCAAAGCATTCGGACGGTAGCATGAGAGATGCCCAGGTTGTGATGGATCAGATATCGTCATTTACCGAAGGAAAAATTAATATAGAAGACGCTTCTAAGATACTTGGCGCGGTAAGCGACGACATTCTTTTTGGCCTTGCGGACTCGATAAAACAGCAGGACGTGGTTGGAGCGCTCAAGATAATAGACAGCCTGGCGAATGAGGGCAAGGATATAGTACAGGTAATATTGTATATGATAGAGCATTTCAGAAATCTGTCTGTAATAAAGGTAAGCAAGGACCCCGCAAGCCTTATAGACGCTTCTGCCGAAAAGATAAAGCTTTATGACGAGCAAGCCCGAAAATTTACACAGGAGGAGATACTCTACATCATATATACGCTTTCCAATACAATAGACTTTGTCAGAAAATCTACAATAGCGAGAGTCCCATTCGAAGTCGCTATGATTAAACTGACGAGAAGAGGCGCGATAATACCCTCCGGCGAGATAGTGGAGAGGCTTGAAAGGCTGGAGAAGGGACTGAAGGACGGCAGCGTTAAAGGTGTGAGTGTAAGCCCGAAAGAGACCAGCTCCGAACCCCAAATCCAGAACCAAAAACCCACAACCCAGAAAAGCGCAGCGCTGGATGAGTTGATAACCGTATGGCCGGCGGTATTGAATTGCATAAAGGACCGTAAGATATCTATAGCGATGTATCTTAAAGAAGGGATGCCTTTAAACTTCGAAACGAATACGCTTTCCATAGAATTTCCAAAATCTTCAAAATTCCATAAAGAGATGCTCGAATCACCCGATTGCAAATCTTTAATATTGAAAGCGATAAAAGATATATCGGGCCTGGATATTAAGATAAAACTTACAATATCCGAATCCGATGATATGAACAGTAACGCCACGAGGGATGTTTTTGAGGAATCTTTGGGCGGCGTCTCCCAAAAAGACAGGAATTCCCAGGGGGATATCGACGAGCCGATAATAAACGACGCGCTCGAAATATTCGGCGGAGAGATAGAGAATGGGAACGGTAAAAATGGCGGGAGGCGGGTCTAGTGAGCGGATTTCCGGTTTCGATGAAAGCCCTTATAGAGGAATTTGCCAAGATGCCCGGCATAGGGCCCAAAAGCGCGCAGCGCCTGGCATTTTATATACTGCGGGCGCCGAAATCAGACGCGGACGCTCTATCCAAGGCTATCGGCAAGGTTAAGGAATCGGTGAGATTTTGCAAGGCTTGTAATAACCTAAGCGATGAGGAAGTTTGCGATATTTGTAAAAGCAAAACGCGCGATAGGTCTCTTCTTTGTGTAGTCGAAGAGCCAAATGACATAATAGCGATAGAGCGCGCGAAGGAATATAAAGGCATTTATCATGTGCTGTTAGGATCTTTATCGCCTCTGGACGGCATTGGGCCATCGGACCTGAAGATAAAAGAGCTGTTGGAAAGAGTGAAGAAAGAGAAGTTTAACGAGATAATCATAGCCACAGATTTTAATACAGAAGGTGAGGCGACGGCGCTTTATTTAACTAAACAGCTTAAAGATTCAGGCGCCAGGCTGACAAGGGTAGCCTATGGCATACCCGTAGGCAGTGATATAGAATACGCGGACCAGGCCACTATATTAAAAGCATTCGAGGGCAGGCGGGATCTTCAAAGGGCTTGACAGGCATTTAAGCATTTGATATATTATAACCCTGTTCCAAAAAGGAGGATACTATATGGGCGTAGTGGATGCAATAAAGAAGGGTTTCGGCGTTGCGAGCAAGAATTTATTGCTGATTTCGGTATTATTCGTATTCAATCTTATATGGAACATGGTTAATATAGCTCTTATGCCTGCCGGCGCTATATCTACCCCCGGCGCGGCACCTGCTGCCACAACACCTCTGGCTATTCCTCCGGAAGCCGCTATTATCAGCCTGATTGCCAGCATGGTATTTATACTGGCCAGCATATTTATGCAGGGCGGGTCTTTGGGGTTAGTTAAGGACTATATTAAGGAAGGCAAGATGAAGCTGGGCGGTTTTGCTTCATATGGGCTTAAATATTATTTGCGTCTTCTTGGTTTAGGAATTTTGATATTATTGCTTGTGGTGATAGTGGCTTTGATAGCCACCTTAATAATTGCGGCGACGGCTCCTTTAAATAACGTTGTAGCGACAGTAGTAGCCGCTATAATAGCCATAGCTATAGGCCTGGTAGGCATATATTTTGTGATCTTATTGGTAATGGCTCCGTATTCTTTGGTATGTGACGATACCGGTGTGATAGCGGCGATGAAGAAGAGTATGTCTGTCGTACGCAAATCATTCTGGAAAGTACTTTTGTTGCTGATATCGTTAGTATTGATAGCGATAGGCATAGGAGTTCTGATAGGTATAGTAACAGGACTTTTGACAGTGGCTATGCCCGCAAAGGCAGGCCAGGTAATTATAGGCATTGTTAACAGTTTGTTTAACGGATATTTTGGCGTAGTTATGATGGCGGCATTCATGGCTTATTATTTTGCTTTATCCGGAAAAGAAAAAGCTGCCGCATAATATATAGGGTAGATTCAGGCGAAGAGATGAAAGATTTAATAGAGATTCGCTGGCATGGCAGAGGCGGCCAGGGAGCAAAGACAGCCGCCCTTTTGTTTGGCGACGCCGCTTTAGCCTCAGGCAAGTATATCCAGGCATTCCCGGAGTATGGCCCGGAGAGAATGGGCGCTCCGGTCGCTTCATTTAACCGCGTTTCCTCAAAACCTATCTTTATACATTCAGGCGTGACGAATCCAGATGTTGTTGTTGTGCTTGACCCTACACTGATAGAATCTATCGACGTTACCGAAGGTATGCCTGAAAGCGGGGTGCTGATCGTAAATACGGAGAGATCTCCTCTGGATGTAAAGAATGACTGTAAGATAAAAGGGCAGATAAAGGTATTTACGGTAGACGCTTCTAAGATATCTACCGAGACCATAGGAAGAGATATACCGAATACGCCCATGCTTGGAGCTTTGATAAAAGCAACCGGGCTGTTAGATTTTAAAGAGATGCTCACGGATACAAAGGGCAAGCTTGAAAAGAAGTTTAAGTCCAAGCCGGAAGTTATAGAAGGGAATTTAAAGGCAATAGAACGCGCCTACAACGAGGTAAGAAGTTAATATGGCTATCGAAAAGAAAAAAGGCTGGAAGGAACTCACAAAAGGCGCTGTGATAGAAGGCGGCGGCACAGCCAAGCAATTTAAGACAGGCGACTGGAGAAGCGAAAGGCCCGTGCATATTCCGGAGAAATGCATCCATTGCATGGCCTGCTGGATATATTGTCCCGATTCCGCCGTTATAGTAAAGGACGGCAAGGTAGTCGGGTTCGATTACGATTATTGCAAAGGCTGCGGCATCTGTATGCACGAGTGCCCGGTTAAAGGCAAAGCCATAAAGATGATTTCCGAAAAAGAAGCCAAAAAAGAGCAGAAGATATGTCAAAAGTAAATATAGTAGCGAGAACCGGCAACGAGGCTATGGCAGAGGCGATGCGCCAGATAAATCCTGACGTAGTCGCGGCATATCCTATAACCCCCGCTACAGAAATAGTCCAGATATTCGCCACTTATGTTGCCGATGGCCTTGTGGATACAGAATTTGTTCCCGTAGAAAGCGAACATTCCGCTATGTCGGCCTGTATAGGCGCAAGCGTTGCGGGCGGCAGGACGATGACGGGCACATCCAGCCAGGGGCTCGCGTTGATGGCCGAAATGCTTTATATAGCGTCGGGGTTGAGGCTGCCGATAGTGCTTGCGGATGTTAATAGAGCCTTATCGAGTCCGATAAATATACATTGCGATCATTCCGACACCATGATGGTAAGAGACGCCGGTTGGATACAGATATTCTCCGAAAACGCGCAGGAAGCCTACGACAACATGATACAGGCTGTCAAAATAGCCGAAAAAGCGTCCTTGCCGGTAATAGTTACAACGGACGGTTTTATAATAAGCCACGGCATGGAGAGAGTTGAAATAATCGACGACAAAGAAGTGAAGAGTTTTGTCGGAACCAGAAATCCGGAGCATTATCTGTTAAATTTAGAAAAGCCCATAACTGTCGGCGCGCTGGATCTTCAGGATTACTATTTTGAACACAGGCGTCAGCTTGCCGAGGCGATGAAAGACTCCAAAGATGTTATACTGGACGTCGCGAAGGATTTTAAAAATAAGTTTGGCCGTTCTTACGAATTATTTGAAGCTTATAAGCTCGATGACGCAGAATATGCCATTATCGCTATGGGCTCTACCGCAGGCACGACCAAAGCCGTGGTGGATAGATTGCGTGAAAAAGGCATAAAGGCAGGCCTTTTAAAGCCCAGAGTCTTCAGGCCGTTTCCAAAGAACGAGATAGCGGACGCGGTTAAAGGCGTAAAAGCGATAGCGGTTCTTGACAGGTCAGATTCTATCAATGGAAATGAAGGGCCCCTGTGCGTTGAGGTTAAAGCGGCGCTTTTCGATAATAATATGAAGAAGATAGTTTTAAACTACATATATGGCCTTGGAGGCCGCGAGATAAAGCTTGATGATATAGAGAGCGTATATAAAGATCTTGCCGAAGCATTCAAAGGTAACGCAAAAGATATGGTTACATATCTGGGCGTGAGAGAATAATGGCTAATCTAAAAGAATTATCGAAACAGAAGGAATTGTTCACGGGCGGGCATCGCGCGTGCGCGGGCTGCGGCGCGGCGATAGTGGCAAGGCAGGTCCTTGCCGTAGCGGGCCCCAATACTGTGGTTACAAATGCCACAGGCTGCTTGGAGGTCGTATCCACGATATTTCCTTACACCGCCTGGAATGTGCCTTTTGTTCACAGCGCGTTTGAGAATGCCGCCGCCACGATAAGCGGAGTGGAGGCGTTATATAAGTCGTGGACCAGGCAGGGTAAATATAATAAGAAGCTAAACTTC encodes the following:
- the pilO gene encoding type 4a pilus biogenesis protein PilO, with the protein product MNVKNEVVKLVKDNPVVALAAVIAIAAFIIYAIVFIPMMNEMKIKYVECRRLENDVTNARKIIDYAKTMGKPYGGRILISEKEAATGIDEFTEHAKERGIEFIAVKPQNTISKEGMVYKIMPIELELEADDKQFVDFLGSIDELKKAIVTVNSMDITPDESNNARLLVKMTIYVYLSAREDLS
- a CDS encoding 2-oxoacid:acceptor oxidoreductase family protein, with the protein product MKDLIEIRWHGRGGQGAKTAALLFGDAALASGKYIQAFPEYGPERMGAPVASFNRVSSKPIFIHSGVTNPDVVVVLDPTLIESIDVTEGMPESGVLIVNTERSPLDVKNDCKIKGQIKVFTVDASKISTETIGRDIPNTPMLGALIKATGLLDFKEMLTDTKGKLEKKFKSKPEVIEGNLKAIERAYNEVRS
- the pilM gene encoding type IV pilus assembly protein PilM produces the protein MDLKNLFKKDYVVGIDIGSYSVKIAQFAVREGGLYLLKAELKDVGISKDSESYEKDLILALHYLIRGVDLKKSKVIININCSCTAIKKITFPYMPKSELREGIMLASKNYFPFQIDKSALDFEIVGDVVDKGIRKYEVMVGVCPSDTINKYLSLVQKAGIRPASFVLSSHSLHKLALNLSRNVEGVQCYVDIGSLQTELVICKDGLLAFSRKIPVCGNDFTRALTSAVVTDKGKIQLSAEEAEKIKKDVGMPGESDSRVIDNKIPAAQVLAMLRTHAEHLVNEIDRCFNFYHEESGSGRINSVTIFGGGASLSGLTKFLSQGLGMEVKLGDALEGLKTDAKTVIHDMEKVSHRMDLAIGAALTQARGLNILPSEIKDQMQRTVKRGTIAAIITAVIIASILTFVGTRIKIGNFDKRISAAKLQLTSLQPEIKKAGGMRLAEMVLKNEPYWEDVFRELGSIIPGEAVIKHVRMQGDHLYMKGIIASSDGQQMLSDFVIELEDGLFSDVKLVESRNLPDKSGIEFEIACWVDYER
- a CDS encoding type II secretion system protein GspK, which gives rise to MKNIITDKRGFILLLTFIFMTVLTVITGALIYMTASDMRNIAPQSDDVNMEGLADAGIERAHRAIRDDYINTTSTGAADLRGGDTSLSVSVGNPNNMRYIDSATSGINSNSDQAILRTFDSSYMNTRIISVQIHVRADRDGSASGAATIQAAYTTDGVSYTPVITRALTTTVLDYYVTVPVLASWSILMGSNFRLRTMRVEGNSSVNLESMFLRVTYGIDTPAEDWATGSYASFPVSLSGGTIESVTVTDEASKVHLNYASQALLSNLLTNLSIASAPTKATNIVSYRGVGLTNPFDSVEELQQVTGITAADYAAIKDYVTVYSFVNSNVFRPTGPRAPVNINTASFEVLKAIFDSLNLGASDPISLANDIITFRGSTPFTCFYSSNAAVTTDFFDFVDARAYLSNAERNRVVDNCDASSLVPVSGFGGQNCLTTELCYAGYSFMIDSLAKYNNRKLRVKTLRGNDGAHVFSTHAGDTVLSGWRKENFE
- a CDS encoding prepilin-type N-terminal cleavage/methylation domain-containing protein encodes the protein MFRTSKGLTLIELLISILLISVMLGAVWLIYSAGFNVFYSQVSRYDIKDQMSLAYTTMTSELHQATAITAATATSITFTADTNSDGVSETIQYTWAGTVGAPLNRVVGATTTAMVRSVQSLAFSYYNTNNALLSIPVTLSNVRLVAVDGTAVKADETFHLRTSIYLQTI
- the dnaX gene encoding DNA polymerase III subunit gamma/tau — protein: MSYIVFARKYRPQAFDEVVGQSHITTTLKNAIAQNRVAHAYIFAGPRGVGKTTTARILAKALNCEKGPTDNPCNKCVSCNEITQGISLDILEIDGASNRGIDEIRNLRENVKFSPSKGRFKVYIIDEVHMLTAEAFNALLKTLEEPPAHVKFIFATTQAHKVPSTILSRCQRFDFRRISIKDIVDSLKSIAKKEGVKVDDDVLILIAKHSDGSMRDAQVVMDQISSFTEGKINIEDASKILGAVSDDILFGLADSIKQQDVVGALKIIDSLANEGKDIVQVILYMIEHFRNLSVIKVSKDPASLIDASAEKIKLYDEQARKFTQEEILYIIYTLSNTIDFVRKSTIARVPFEVAMIKLTRRGAIIPSGEIVERLERLEKGLKDGSVKGVSVSPKETSSEPQIQNQKPTTQKSAALDELITVWPAVLNCIKDRKISIAMYLKEGMPLNFETNTLSIEFPKSSKFHKEMLESPDCKSLILKAIKDISGLDIKIKLTISESDDMNSNATRDVFEESLGGVSQKDRNSQGDIDEPIINDALEIFGGEIENGNGKNGGRRV
- a CDS encoding type II secretion system F family protein, giving the protein MPTFIYKARDTTGRAVKGKMEAPDKAQLIDKLHKMGYMPTKVFEIRPGMELGSILDRFKRAKSDDMLMFYIQFSNMINSGLTILMSLSTLSKQIDNKALRDSVGEVGRQIEGGSTLSEALAAHPNIFSRLFINMVKAGEASGTLDAVLMRYAMFFEHQEDIKEKVKSALFYPVILLTFGIIVVLFIVTFVIPQFAQIYMKAGVRLPIPTLVVYKFGLFIKHYWYAGFAIAIAAILLMKLYSRTSRGAILIDTMKLRLPIVGPLYKKVAISRFARTLGTLLGAGVPILQSLDITREVVENKILEQVVSDARHYVEKGEHLAEPLKVSNEFPTDVVQMISVGEESGNLDGMLNKIADFYDMTVNYAIKKLTTVIEPIFLLILGCMVGVIMASMLMPIFDMVKTLRH
- a CDS encoding type II secretion system protein — translated: MFSRKGFTILELLIVIAVIAILVGIALPRFRGMQDEGNIAKAKGELRMLQTAVESYYIHNNSTLPATTAALTTAVPQIAPTVLPTDPFGGAAYGYNQGTTFFVLYSVGPSLNGAATINAAGTVTEVNGSSCVYVTNGGPVDTTP
- a CDS encoding 4Fe-4S binding protein, giving the protein MAIEKKKGWKELTKGAVIEGGGTAKQFKTGDWRSERPVHIPEKCIHCMACWIYCPDSAVIVKDGKVVGFDYDYCKGCGICMHECPVKGKAIKMISEKEAKKEQKICQK
- a CDS encoding prepilin-type N-terminal cleavage/methylation domain-containing protein, translated to MRNRKGGFSLLEVLLAILLLGTGLVALLQVVNAGLFVGGQNEDMIIAANLVQEKIEESRNALFSSVVSEEKAVVSGFPAFNRQVDVTPPQTGLKQVSVTAYWSARNAETSTNMVTYVSDI
- the recR gene encoding recombination mediator RecR, coding for MSGFPVSMKALIEEFAKMPGIGPKSAQRLAFYILRAPKSDADALSKAIGKVKESVRFCKACNNLSDEEVCDICKSKTRDRSLLCVVEEPNDIIAIERAKEYKGIYHVLLGSLSPLDGIGPSDLKIKELLERVKKEKFNEIIIATDFNTEGEATALYLTKQLKDSGARLTRVAYGIPVGSDIEYADQATILKAFEGRRDLQRA